A DNA window from Choloepus didactylus isolate mChoDid1 chromosome 9, mChoDid1.pri, whole genome shotgun sequence contains the following coding sequences:
- the CTDSP1 gene encoding carboxy-terminal domain RNA polymerase II polypeptide A small phosphatase 1 isoform X2: MDSSAVITQISKEEARSPLRSKGDQKSAASQKPRGRGILHSLFCCVCRDDAEALPARSGAPLLVEENGTVPKTPVQYLLPEAKAQDADKICVVIDLDETLVHSSFKPVNNADFIIPVEIDGVVHQVYVLKRPHVDEFLQRMGELFECVLFTASLAKYADPVADLLDKWGAFRARLFRESCVFHRGNYVKDLSRLGRDLRRVLILDNSPASYVFHPDNAVPVASWFDNMSDTELQDLLPFFEQLSRVDDVYSVLRQPRPGS, translated from the exons GTGACCAGAAGTCAGCGGCTTCCCAGAAGCCCCGAGGCCGGGGCATTCTCCACTCACTCTTCTGCTGCGTGTGCCGTGACGATGCGGAGGCCCTGCCTGCCCGTAGCGGGGCACCCCTGCTGGTGGAGGAGAATGGCACCGTGCCCAAG ACCCCGGTCCAGTACCTGCTTCCCGAGGCCAAAGCCCAGGACGCAGACAAGATCTGCGTGGTCATCGACTTGGACGAGACCTTGGTGCACAGCTCCTTCAAG CCAGTGAACAATGCTGACTTCATCATCCCTGTGGAGATTGATGGGGTGGTCCACCAG GTCTACGTGCTAAAGCGGCCCCACGTGGACGAGTTCCTGCAGCGAATGGGCGAGCTCTTCGAGTGTGTGCTCTTCACAGCCAGCCTTGCCAAG TATGCAGACCCAGTAGCTGACTTGCTGGACAAGTGGGGGGCCTTCCGGGCACGGCTGTTTCGTGAGTCGTGCGTCTTCCACCGTGGGAACTACGTGAAGGACCTGAGCCGGCTGGGCCGAGACCTCCGGCGGGTGCTCATCCTGGACAACTCGCCTGCCTCCTACGTCTTCCATCCAGACAACGCC GTGCCGGTGGCCTCGTGGTTTGACAACATGAGTGACACAGAGCTGCAGGACCTCCTCCCCTTCTTTGAGCAACTCAGCCGCGTGGACGACGTGTACTCGGTGCTCAGGCAGCCTCGGCCTGGGAGCTAG
- the CTDSP1 gene encoding carboxy-terminal domain RNA polymerase II polypeptide A small phosphatase 1 isoform X1 — MDSSAVITQISKEEARSPLRSKGDQKSAASQKPRGRGILHSLFCCVCRDDAEALPARSGAPLLVEENGTVPKQTPVQYLLPEAKAQDADKICVVIDLDETLVHSSFKPVNNADFIIPVEIDGVVHQVYVLKRPHVDEFLQRMGELFECVLFTASLAKYADPVADLLDKWGAFRARLFRESCVFHRGNYVKDLSRLGRDLRRVLILDNSPASYVFHPDNAVPVASWFDNMSDTELQDLLPFFEQLSRVDDVYSVLRQPRPGS; from the exons GTGACCAGAAGTCAGCGGCTTCCCAGAAGCCCCGAGGCCGGGGCATTCTCCACTCACTCTTCTGCTGCGTGTGCCGTGACGATGCGGAGGCCCTGCCTGCCCGTAGCGGGGCACCCCTGCTGGTGGAGGAGAATGGCACCGTGCCCAAG CAGACCCCGGTCCAGTACCTGCTTCCCGAGGCCAAAGCCCAGGACGCAGACAAGATCTGCGTGGTCATCGACTTGGACGAGACCTTGGTGCACAGCTCCTTCAAG CCAGTGAACAATGCTGACTTCATCATCCCTGTGGAGATTGATGGGGTGGTCCACCAG GTCTACGTGCTAAAGCGGCCCCACGTGGACGAGTTCCTGCAGCGAATGGGCGAGCTCTTCGAGTGTGTGCTCTTCACAGCCAGCCTTGCCAAG TATGCAGACCCAGTAGCTGACTTGCTGGACAAGTGGGGGGCCTTCCGGGCACGGCTGTTTCGTGAGTCGTGCGTCTTCCACCGTGGGAACTACGTGAAGGACCTGAGCCGGCTGGGCCGAGACCTCCGGCGGGTGCTCATCCTGGACAACTCGCCTGCCTCCTACGTCTTCCATCCAGACAACGCC GTGCCGGTGGCCTCGTGGTTTGACAACATGAGTGACACAGAGCTGCAGGACCTCCTCCCCTTCTTTGAGCAACTCAGCCGCGTGGACGACGTGTACTCGGTGCTCAGGCAGCCTCGGCCTGGGAGCTAG
- the VIL1 gene encoding villin-1, producing the protein MTKLSTQVKGSLNITTPGVQIWRIEAMQMVPVPSSTFGSFFDGDCYIVLAIHKTGSNLSYDIHFWIGQDSSQDEQGAAAIYTTQMDDFLGGRAVQHREVQGNESDAFRGYFKKGLVIRKGGVASGLRQVETNSYNVQRLLHVKGKRNVVAGEVEMSWKSFNRGDVFLLDLGKLIIQWNGPESNHQERLRGMSLAKEIRDQERGGRAYVCVVDGEDEKASPQLMEVMYHLLGRQRELKAAVPDSVVEPALKANLKLYHVSDSEGKLMVREVATRPLMQDLLNHTDCYILDQGGLKIYVWKGKNANAEERKEAMSQALNFIKAKQYPPSTQVEVQNDGAESAVFQQLFQKWTVPKQTSGLGKTYTVGSVAKVEQVKFDATSMHVQPQVAAQQKMVDDGSGEVQVWRIENLELVPVDSKWLGHFYGGDCYLLLYTYLISQKPHYLLYIWQGRQASQDEIAASAFQAVNLDQQYNGEPVQIRVPMGKEPLHLMSIFKGRMVVYQGGTSRANNLEPVPSTRLFQVQGTGENNTKALEVPARATSLNSNDVFILKTQSCCYLWYGKGCSGDEREMAKMVADTISRTEKQVVVEGQEPANFWMALGGKAPYANTKRLQEETLVITPRLFECSNKTGCFLATEIADFNQDDLEEDDVFLLDVWDQVFFWIGKHANEDEKKAAATTVQEYLKTHPSGRDPETPIIVVKQGHEPPTFTGWFLAWDPFKWSNTKSYEDLKGELGNPGDWNNITAEIISPKLDVFNANTILNAGPLPIFPLEQLVNKPVEELPEGVDPSRKEEHLSIEDFTKALGMTPAAFSALPRWKQQNLKKEKGLF; encoded by the exons ATGACCAAACTAAGCACCCAGGTCAAAGGCTCCCTCAACATCACCACCCCGGGGGTGCAGATATGGAGGATCGAG gCCATGCAGATGGTGCCCGTTCCTTCCAGCACCTTCGGGAGCTTCTTCGATGGCGATTGCTACATAGTCCTGGCT ATCCACAAGACTGGCAGCAACCTGTCCTACGACATCCACTTCTGGATCGGCCAGGACTCGTCCCAGGACGAGCAGGGAGCGGCCGCCATCTATACCACGCAGATGGACGACTTCCTGGGAGGCCGGGCTGTCCAGCACCGCGAGGTCCAGGGCAACGAGAGCGACGCCTTCCGGGGCTACTTCAAGAAGGGCCTTGT AATCCGGAAAGGGGGCGTGGCCTCTGGCCTGAGGCAGGTGGAGACTAACTCCTACAATGTCCAGCGGCTGCTGCATGTCAAGGGCAAGAGGAACGTGGTggctggagag GTGGAGATGTCCTGGAAGAGTTTCAACCGTGGGGATGTATTCCTCTTGGACCTCGGGAAGCTGATCATCCAGTGGAACGGGCCAGAGAGCAACCACCAGGAGAGACTCCGG GGCATGAGCCTGGCCAAGGAGATCCGAGACCAGGAGCGGGGTGGCCGAGCCTATGTGTGTGTGGTGGACGGGGAGGACGAGAAGGCATCCCCGCAGCTGATGGAGGTGATGTACCACCTGCTGGGACGGCAGCGGGAGCTGAAGGCAGCCGTGCCCGACTCAGTGGTGGAGCCAGCCCTCAAGGCCAACCTCAAGTTGTACCA CGTGTCGGACTCCGAGGGAAAGCTGATGGTTAGGGAAGTGGCCACGCGGCCGCTCATGCAGGACCTGCTCAATCACACG GACTGTTACATCCTGGACCAGGGGGGCCTGAAGATTTACGTGTGGAAGGGGAAGAACGCCAATGCTGAGGAGAGGAAGGAAGCCATGAGCCAGGCATTG AACTTTATCAAAGCGAAGCAGTACCCGCCCAGCACTCAGGTGGAGGTGCAGAACGATGGGGCCGAGTCAGCTGTCTTCCAGCAGCTCTTCCAGAAATGGACAGTGCCCAAACAGACCTCCGGCCTGGGCAAAACCTACACTGTGGGCTCCGTGG ccaAGGTGGAGCAGGTGAAGTTTGATGCCACATCCATGCATGTCCAGCCTCAGGTGGCTGCCCAGCAGAAGATGGTAGACGACGGGAGCGGGGAGGTACAG GTGTGGCGCATTGAGAACTTGGAGCTGGTGCCTGTGGATTCCAAGTGGCTAGGCCATTTCTACGGGGGCGACTGCTACCTGCTGCTCTACACCTACCTCATCAGCCAGAAGCCGCACTACCTGCTTTACATCTGGCAG GGCAGACAGGCCAGTCAGGATGAAATCGCAGCCTCAGCCTTTCAAGCCGTCAACCTTGACCAGCAGTACAACGGCGAACCAGTCCAGATCCGGGTCCCTATGGGCAAGGAGCCGCTCCACCTCATGTCCATTTTCAAGGGACGCATGGTTGTCTACCAG GGAGGCACCTCTCGGGCTAACAACTTGGAGCCTGTGCCCTCCACGCGGCTGTTCCAGGTCCAAGGCACTGGAGAAAACAACACCAAAGCCCTTGAGGTCCCAGCCCGGGCCACCTCCCTCAACTCCAATGATGTCTTCATCCTCAAGACCCAGTCCTGCTGTTACCTGTGGTATGGGAAG GGCTGCAGCGGGGACGAGCGGGAGATGGCTAAGATGGTTGCTGACACCATCTCCCGGACAGAGAAGCAAGTGGTGGTGGAAGGGCAGGAGCCGGCCAACTTCTGGATGGCTCTGGGCGGGAAGGCCCCCTATGCCAACACCAAAAG ATTGCAGGAGGAAACCCTGGTCATCACCCCTCGGCTCTTTGAATGTTCTAACAAGACAGGGTGCTTCCTGGCCACAGAAATCGCTGACTTCAATCAGGATGACTTGGAAGAGGATGATGTGTTCCTGCTGGATGTCTGGGACCAG GTCTTCTTCTGGATTGGGAAGCACGCCAATGAGGACGAGAAGAAAGCAGCAGCCACCACGGTGCAGGAATACCTCAAGACCCACCCCAGCGGCCGTGACCCCGAGACCCCCATCATTGTAGTGAAGCAGGGACATGAGCCCCCCACCTTCACGGGCTGGTTCTTGGCTTGGGACCCCTTCAAGTGGAGT AACACCAAATCCTACGAGGACCTGAAGGGGGAACTTGGAAACCCTGGGGACTGGAACAATATCACTGCT GAGATCATCAGCCCCAAACTGGATGTGTTCAATGCTAACACCATCCTCAATGCTGGACCCCTCCCCATCTTCCCCCTGGAGCAGCTGGTGAATAAACCTGTGGAAGAGCTCCCTGAGGGTGTAGACCCCAGCAGGAAGGAG gaGCACCTGTCAATTGAGGATTTCACTAAGGCCTTGGGGATGACTCCAGCTGCCTTCTCTGCCCTGCCTCgatggaagcaacaaaaccttaagaaagaaaaaggactATTTTAA